In a genomic window of Lacrimispora sp. BS-2:
- a CDS encoding MBL fold metallo-hydrolase: MAEVKRIRCGSVNSYLIEEHGRAILVDAGRNGSEEKILAQCRKTKVELILLTHGHVDHVQNTAYLKKKLGVPVAIHKEDLSLIKNNFMEHLRFQGMLGMAVAEVSAKSSETDRIPEFTPEVLINEGDWLKDYGINARIMGLPGHTRGSIGIDLDGKAVIVGDALMNMFYPGLSLVYWDRAEMLKSADKISALGARKVYFGHGGPVENRAWNKAGI; encoded by the coding sequence TTGGCAGAAGTAAAACGGATCAGGTGCGGGAGCGTGAACAGCTATCTGATTGAGGAACATGGAAGAGCCATTCTTGTGGATGCAGGAAGAAACGGATCAGAAGAAAAAATACTGGCACAGTGCCGGAAAACAAAGGTGGAACTGATCCTACTCACCCATGGTCATGTGGATCATGTGCAGAATACGGCCTATCTTAAGAAGAAACTGGGAGTACCGGTAGCCATTCATAAGGAGGATTTAAGCCTTATAAAGAATAATTTTATGGAACATCTCCGTTTTCAGGGGATGCTGGGAATGGCGGTTGCAGAGGTTTCAGCAAAAAGCTCAGAAACAGACCGGATACCTGAATTTACCCCGGAGGTTTTAATAAATGAGGGAGACTGGCTGAAGGATTATGGAATCAATGCCAGGATCATGGGGCTTCCCGGTCATACCAGAGGGTCCATAGGAATTGATCTTGATGGAAAAGCTGTCATTGTTGGTGATGCATTGATGAACATGTTTTATCCCGGGCTGTCCCTGGTGTACTGGGACAGGGCAGAGATGTTAAAAAGCGCGGATAAGATTAGCGCCCTTGGCGCAAGAAAGGTATATTTCGGCCATGGAGGTCCGGTGGAAAACCGGGCGTGGAACAAGGCAGGGATTTAG
- a CDS encoding 4'-phosphopantetheinyl transferase superfamily protein, giving the protein MVRIYLERYETSQEKKKWEQEHELGKKLLHTGLKDLYGIGSELQNQPVILQGEHGKPYLKDFPDIHYNISHTDGMVACAIGDRQLGIDVERIRPFRQNILKKVFSDAERHRMEEISEEDRSQYFFQIWTLKESYLKATGLGITIPLTTISFEWKEEAFFACSVPGASFHQTMLEGDYVLSICTIGDEEINFGQNLVFSDKDESL; this is encoded by the coding sequence ATGGTACGGATTTATCTGGAAAGGTATGAAACCTCCCAAGAAAAGAAAAAATGGGAGCAAGAGCACGAGCTTGGAAAAAAACTTCTTCATACGGGATTGAAGGATTTATATGGAATCGGTTCAGAATTACAGAATCAGCCGGTCATTTTACAAGGGGAGCATGGCAAACCCTATTTAAAGGACTTTCCTGACATCCATTATAACATCAGCCATACGGATGGCATGGTGGCCTGTGCAATAGGAGACAGGCAGTTGGGAATTGATGTGGAGAGGATACGGCCCTTTCGGCAAAATATCCTTAAAAAGGTTTTTTCTGATGCCGAAAGACACCGTATGGAGGAAATATCGGAGGAAGATCGTTCCCAGTACTTTTTTCAAATATGGACATTAAAGGAAAGCTACCTTAAGGCGACAGGCTTAGGTATTACCATCCCCCTGACTACCATTTCTTTTGAATGGAAGGAGGAGGCTTTTTTTGCATGCTCTGTTCCGGGCGCGTCTTTTCATCAGACCATGCTGGAGGGAGATTATGTTCTTTCCATATGCACCATAGGAGATGAGGAAATTAATTTTGGGCAGAACCTTGTTTTTTCTGACAAAGACGAAAGCCTTTAG
- a CDS encoding cyclopropane-fatty-acyl-phospholipid synthase family protein — translation MKTMTDNFLISFLQRFDEHPFDVKLCGETYHIGEGNPAFIVNMKEDIQGKDLLTSTSLALGEAYMKGTLDVEGDLFHALNHFLGQMGKFSMDQGKLKKLIYSSQSKKNQEKEVTSHYDIGNEFYRLWLDDTMSYSCGYFKTESDTLHDAQCNKVERILKKLYLKKDMTLLDIGCGWGFLLIRAAKEYGVRGVGITLSKEQKKKFEERIKEEGLTGRVSVELMDYRDLETWGRTFDRVVSVGMLEHVGRDNYELFIKNAKTVLNPGGLLLLHYISALKEYPGDPWMKKYIFPGGTIPSLREIINILSEHRFYTLDVESLRRHYCRTLLLWERNFNDHRSEIEEKMGTEFARMWDLYLSACAATFNNGVIDLHQILVSKGINNHLPMTRWYE, via the coding sequence ATGAAAACCATGACAGACAACTTTTTAATTTCCTTTTTACAGAGATTTGACGAGCACCCTTTTGATGTAAAGCTTTGCGGAGAGACCTATCATATCGGAGAGGGGAATCCGGCGTTTATCGTGAACATGAAAGAGGACATCCAGGGCAAGGATTTGCTGACCAGCACTTCTCTGGCACTGGGAGAGGCCTATATGAAAGGAACCCTTGATGTGGAAGGGGATCTGTTTCATGCGCTGAATCATTTCCTGGGCCAGATGGGAAAATTTTCAATGGATCAGGGAAAGCTTAAGAAGCTGATTTATTCATCCCAGTCCAAAAAGAATCAGGAAAAGGAAGTCACTTCCCATTATGATATCGGCAATGAGTTCTACCGCCTATGGCTTGACGATACCATGAGCTATTCCTGCGGCTATTTTAAAACAGAAAGTGATACATTACACGATGCCCAGTGCAATAAGGTGGAGAGGATATTAAAGAAGCTGTACTTAAAAAAGGATATGACTCTTTTGGATATCGGCTGCGGCTGGGGATTTTTGCTGATCAGGGCTGCCAAAGAATACGGGGTTCGGGGAGTTGGGATCACCTTAAGCAAAGAGCAGAAAAAGAAATTTGAAGAACGGATTAAGGAGGAAGGCCTGACGGGCAGAGTGTCGGTGGAATTAATGGATTACCGGGATTTAGAAACCTGGGGCAGGACCTTTGACCGGGTTGTCAGCGTTGGCATGCTGGAACATGTAGGAAGGGACAATTATGAGCTGTTCATAAAAAATGCAAAGACAGTGCTAAATCCCGGCGGATTGCTGCTTCTTCACTACATCAGCGCTCTAAAAGAATATCCCGGCGATCCATGGATGAAGAAATATATTTTTCCGGGAGGCACCATACCAAGCCTTCGGGAGATCATCAATATTTTAAGCGAACACCGGTTTTACACCCTGGACGTGGAAAGCCTTCGCCGCCATTATTGCAGGACACTGCTTTTGTGGGAAAGAAATTTTAATGACCACCGTTCAGAGATCGAGGAGAAAATGGGTACAGAGTTTGCCAGAATGTGGGACTTATATTTAAGCGCCTGTGCCGCCACTTTTAATAACGGGGTCATTGATCTCCATCAGATTCTTGTATCCAAGGGGATAAACAACCACCTTCCCATGACAAGGTGGTACGAATAA
- a CDS encoding metallophosphoesterase has product MNKRKKNWLLVLIYTIMILLCFGIVMVVDHLDTSDRGGKETSGSPCEESSDSPGQEESTDDKDYTAPETEAGGEMTELESEKEIRKKRPDKPAEGEETEEEAEEYKPPVIVVASDVHYYSPELTDYGEAFEEMEKRDDGKLVHYIPQLMDAFTAEMEELKPSAVILSGDLTLNGEKAGHEALAQKLGILEEKGVKVLVIPGNHDINNYSSASYFGKERKVADIVDPEGFYDIYRRFGYDQARSRDENSLSYVYQLDEKNWLLMIDSAQYEPLNKVGGRIKEETLAWMKEQLEEAGNQGITVIPVAHHNLLKESILYPTDCTLENSQNVISLLESYRVPLYISGHLHLRRTKKHKPEPGESGDVYHISEVVADSFAISPCRYGILKWTEDERLVYTTKETDVERWAKETEISDENLLNFKEYGTKFLVEVVSSQISGRIKNLPEEQVEKMAGLYGDINKAYCEGIPVDAKEIRSEEAFRLWQRNLPDSRMFDEIGMILKDTGRDHNTWECELQKKE; this is encoded by the coding sequence ATGAACAAAAGAAAAAAGAACTGGCTCCTGGTTCTGATTTATACAATCATGATTCTCCTTTGTTTTGGCATTGTCATGGTTGTGGATCATTTGGACACCTCCGACCGTGGCGGGAAGGAAACCTCAGGCAGTCCCTGTGAGGAAAGCTCAGACAGCCCGGGGCAGGAGGAAAGTACAGATGATAAAGACTATACAGCCCCTGAGACAGAAGCAGGCGGTGAGATGACAGAGCTGGAAAGTGAGAAAGAAATCAGGAAAAAAAGGCCGGATAAGCCTGCTGAGGGAGAAGAAACAGAGGAAGAGGCAGAGGAATATAAGCCTCCTGTGATCGTAGTCGCTTCTGATGTTCATTATTATTCTCCAGAGCTTACGGATTACGGTGAAGCATTTGAGGAGATGGAAAAGCGTGACGATGGAAAGCTGGTCCATTATATTCCACAGCTCATGGATGCATTTACGGCTGAAATGGAAGAGCTTAAACCCTCTGCCGTGATCTTAAGCGGGGATCTGACCCTTAATGGGGAAAAGGCAGGCCATGAAGCATTGGCGCAAAAGCTTGGGATACTGGAAGAAAAGGGCGTAAAGGTACTTGTCATACCCGGCAACCATGATATCAACAATTATTCTTCAGCCTCCTATTTCGGCAAGGAGAGAAAAGTGGCAGATATTGTGGATCCCGAAGGGTTTTATGATATTTACCGCCGGTTTGGGTATGACCAGGCAAGAAGCCGGGATGAGAATTCTTTAAGCTATGTTTACCAGCTGGATGAGAAAAACTGGCTTCTCATGATTGACTCTGCCCAGTATGAACCCCTTAACAAGGTTGGGGGAAGGATTAAAGAAGAAACCCTGGCGTGGATGAAGGAGCAGCTTGAAGAAGCAGGGAATCAGGGGATAACCGTGATACCGGTGGCTCATCATAACCTGTTAAAGGAAAGTATCCTTTATCCAACCGACTGCACTCTGGAAAACAGCCAGAATGTTATCTCCCTTTTGGAATCTTACCGGGTACCTCTTTACATAAGCGGTCATCTGCACTTGCGGAGGACGAAAAAGCATAAGCCGGAGCCGGGAGAGAGCGGGGATGTGTACCATATCAGTGAAGTGGTTGCAGACTCCTTTGCCATCTCCCCCTGCAGGTACGGCATACTTAAATGGACTGAAGATGAAAGGCTGGTTTATACCACCAAGGAAACGGATGTGGAACGCTGGGCAAAAGAAACGGAGATTTCCGATGAAAATCTTCTTAATTTCAAGGAATACGGGACAAAATTTCTTGTAGAGGTGGTCAGCAGCCAGATTTCCGGCAGGATCAAGAATCTGCCTGAGGAACAGGTGGAAAAGATGGCGGGATTGTATGGGGATATTAACAAGGCTTATTGTGAAGGGATTCCCGTTGATGCAAAAGAGATACGCTCAGAGGAAGCCTTCCGACTATGGCAGAGGAATCTGCCTGACAGCCGGATGTTTGATGAGATCGGCATGATTCTTAAGGATACAGGACGGGACCACAATACCTGGGAGTGTGAGCTTCAGAAAAAGGAGTGA
- a CDS encoding MurR/RpiR family transcriptional regulator, which produces MQENISVSGVLCSSYDSFFEAEKKIADYILANKSEIIDMTVAELALASGTSDATVSRFCRRCGFNGFHHLKINLAKEVAEERGNSIEVSNDISRDSIGQSLQNILANKVAELTQTISMMDPEELDRILSVIEHARTVQLVAVGNTIPVALDGSFKFNQLGIPAVSGTIWETQMAYTCNLKEEDAVIVISNSGFSKRLMTLVAVAKENHTPTIAITNNQSSPLGQACDYHITTATREKLLLGEFCFSRVSATTVMEILYLFLSVSKEGSHERIRRHEIAISDDKK; this is translated from the coding sequence ATGCAGGAAAATATTAGTGTATCCGGTGTTCTCTGCTCATCCTATGATTCGTTTTTTGAAGCGGAAAAAAAGATTGCGGATTATATCCTGGCAAATAAAAGTGAAATAATCGATATGACGGTAGCGGAGCTGGCCCTTGCCAGCGGAACCAGTGATGCCACCGTATCCAGATTCTGCAGAAGGTGCGGCTTTAATGGCTTTCATCACTTAAAGATCAATCTGGCAAAGGAGGTAGCGGAGGAAAGAGGGAATTCCATTGAGGTTTCCAATGATATCAGCCGGGACAGCATTGGCCAGTCCCTGCAGAATATATTGGCCAATAAGGTGGCGGAGCTGACCCAGACCATATCCATGATGGACCCGGAAGAACTGGACCGGATCCTGTCTGTGATCGAGCATGCCAGAACCGTACAGCTGGTGGCTGTGGGAAATACCATTCCGGTCGCCCTGGATGGCTCTTTTAAATTCAACCAACTGGGGATTCCAGCCGTATCCGGCACCATCTGGGAGACGCAGATGGCTTATACCTGCAATCTTAAGGAAGAGGATGCCGTTATCGTCATATCCAATTCCGGCTTTTCCAAGCGGCTGATGACCCTGGTGGCGGTAGCAAAGGAAAACCATACGCCGACCATTGCCATTACCAACAATCAGTCCTCCCCTCTGGGCCAGGCTTGTGATTACCATATTACCACGGCTACCAGAGAAAAACTTCTTTTAGGAGAGTTTTGCTTTTCCAGAGTATCCGCAACAACAGTGATGGAAATATTGTATCTGTTTTTATCAGTCAGCAAAGAAGGCTCCCATGAACGCATCAGGCGCCATGAAATTGCTATTTCTGATGATAAAAAATAA
- a CDS encoding methyl-accepting chemotaxis protein, with the protein MNEGKILWKNRLSVKIPVTMAIIILIVIAAMCSCLSLLTGRTVTKMTEKELNYIADENAKEVRSYLDSMLVFSQALSLEVQRYQTLNAEEANKMLQKSLQGVLNNDKIFSAYFAFEPNKFMPNTPKGLSYYAFRDGSGTGFDVLNDYDTYGNADYYLPVKTNLSIHVTEPYEYQLSTGEKVWLITLSCPIVSESGEFLGVSNCDIDMSSIAGLSYADGGYKTSYSYIVTSNGTCLAHTADKGIVGSVPRSVSDYEAIMKAVASGTSATDKIKNSYSNGKTALAIHKALNLDGTDVKWSSAFVVNESEAMGSVTKITLALAGIGMIGLAVLILVSVVTLKKGLAPVDSVMGLAEKMRNGDLSHSNGDVIYKKDELGLLANIFSETSEVLGGYINEISGVLENVASGNLNISIERDFIGDFNKIKLDLCRILDSLNDTFSEMRVAAEQVATGAEQFSDGSQSLSQGSIEQASSVEELSAKIMEITNQVKESAMYANNANNKAESVGTELVNSNKQMNELLKSIGDITETSSQIGNIIKTIEDIAFQTNILALNAAVEAARAGEAGKGFAVVADEVRNLASKSAEAAKNTTVLIESSLHSVQEGAKFAEIAAASLGNVVTGAREIISDIAEISEKTEVQSSSLEEVTTGLEQISSVVQTNAAIAEESAATSQELSAQAQLLKEQIARFIIKKKVF; encoded by the coding sequence ATGAACGAAGGAAAAATACTATGGAAAAACAGGCTTTCAGTAAAAATTCCAGTTACAATGGCAATTATAATTTTAATTGTCATTGCTGCAATGTGTTCCTGTTTAAGTCTGCTGACGGGCAGAACCGTAACTAAAATGACGGAAAAAGAGCTGAATTATATTGCAGATGAAAATGCCAAAGAAGTGCGGTCGTATTTGGACAGCATGCTGGTATTTTCCCAGGCATTATCTTTAGAAGTGCAGAGATATCAGACACTTAATGCAGAAGAAGCAAATAAAATGCTGCAAAAATCTTTGCAGGGAGTATTAAATAATGACAAGATATTTTCAGCATATTTTGCTTTTGAACCAAATAAATTTATGCCGAATACACCAAAAGGACTTTCTTATTATGCCTTCCGTGATGGTTCCGGCACAGGATTTGATGTTTTAAATGATTATGATACATATGGAAATGCAGATTATTATTTGCCTGTAAAAACAAATTTATCTATTCATGTAACAGAACCATATGAATATCAGCTTTCTACAGGTGAAAAAGTTTGGCTGATTACATTGAGCTGTCCAATTGTAAGTGAAAGCGGTGAATTTTTAGGAGTTTCAAACTGCGATATTGATATGTCCAGTATTGCAGGATTAAGTTACGCAGACGGAGGATATAAGACTTCATACAGCTATATTGTTACAAGCAATGGAACTTGTTTGGCGCATACAGCAGATAAAGGAATCGTTGGCAGCGTGCCCCGGTCTGTTTCAGATTATGAAGCGATTATGAAGGCAGTAGCAAGCGGAACGTCGGCAACAGATAAAATCAAGAATTCCTATTCTAATGGGAAGACGGCATTGGCTATTCATAAAGCCCTTAATTTAGATGGGACTGATGTTAAATGGTCCAGTGCTTTTGTGGTGAATGAAAGTGAGGCCATGGGTTCCGTAACAAAGATCACTTTAGCATTAGCTGGTATTGGTATGATTGGTTTAGCTGTACTGATACTGGTCAGTGTTGTGACGCTAAAGAAAGGCCTTGCTCCGGTGGATTCTGTCATGGGGCTTGCAGAAAAGATGAGGAACGGCGATCTTTCTCACAGCAATGGGGACGTAATTTATAAAAAAGATGAATTAGGACTGTTAGCTAACATCTTTTCGGAGACTTCGGAGGTATTGGGCGGCTATATCAACGAAATTTCAGGGGTGCTTGAAAATGTGGCTTCAGGCAATCTGAATATTTCAATTGAAAGGGACTTTATAGGAGATTTTAATAAAATCAAGCTTGATTTATGCCGTATTTTAGATTCGCTAAATGATACCTTCAGCGAAATGAGAGTAGCGGCTGAACAGGTGGCAACCGGTGCAGAACAGTTTTCTGACGGTTCCCAGTCCCTGAGCCAGGGGTCAATTGAACAGGCAAGTTCAGTAGAAGAACTTTCTGCCAAGATCATGGAGATCACCAATCAGGTCAAGGAAAGTGCAATGTACGCCAATAATGCCAATAATAAGGCTGAGAGCGTTGGAACAGAGTTGGTAAACAGTAATAAACAGATGAATGAACTTCTTAAGTCCATAGGTGATATCACTGAAACCTCCAGCCAGATCGGAAATATCATAAAGACGATTGAAGATATTGCATTCCAGACTAATATACTGGCTCTTAATGCAGCGGTTGAAGCTGCCAGGGCCGGAGAAGCAGGAAAAGGATTCGCAGTTGTTGCGGATGAAGTGAGAAATCTTGCGTCAAAGAGTGCAGAAGCAGCTAAGAATACTACCGTTTTAATTGAAAGTTCTCTTCATTCCGTACAGGAGGGGGCTAAATTTGCTGAGATTGCAGCGGCTTCACTTGGAAATGTTGTGACGGGGGCCAGAGAAATTATTTCGGATATAGCTGAAATTTCAGAAAAAACAGAGGTGCAGTCTTCCTCTTTAGAAGAAGTTACAACGGGCCTTGAACAGATTTCAAGTGTTGTTCAGACCAATGCGGCCATCGCTGAGGAAAGCGCTGCTACCAGTCAGGAATTATCGGCACAGGCCCAGTTACTGAAAGAGCAGATTGCAAGATTTATAATAAAGAAAAAGGTCTTTTAA